The following is a genomic window from Pseudomonas parafulva.
GCGAGCATGAGCGACTTGCTCGATCAACTGGCGCTGACGGGGCGCTCCCACGGCCTGCTGTTCGAGCAACTCGATATCGGGCAAGAGGTCCAGGCTGTCGGGTACCGCCAGATTCCGCTGCAGATGCAGGTCAGCGGCAGCTATGCCGGGTTGCGCGCCTGGCTTGACGAATGGCTGCAGCAGGTGCGGTTGCTGCAAGTGGTGCGTGCGCAACTGGAGCCTGCAACAGGACGGCCCGGGCTGCTGCATCTGCACCTGCAAGTGCACGCGTTGGAGGCCGGCGAGGAGTTGCCGGCGCCGGCCTCGCTTGCCGATGAGCCGGCACGGCAGCGCGTCACAGCGCCGCTGCTTGACCCGTTCGCCCCATGGTCTACACGGCGCAGGGCGCAAGAAGGCTTGATCGGGGTGCCGCTGGAGCAGTTGGAGATGGTCGGCAGCCTGTCGCGCGCGGGTAGCACGCACGCCTTGGTGCGCTGGGCCGGGCGGGTGTATCGGGTGGCTGAGGGGGATCACCTGGGGCGTGAAGAGGGCGAGGTGGTCAAGGTCGATCCGGATCAAGTCGAAATCAGGGAACGGTTGTTCAACGATGCAGCATGGCAGGAGCGCTCCAGCTATCTGACGTTGAGCCGTGGCAGCAGTGCAGGGAGCACGGATGATTGGACAAAACGCGGTGATCGGTCTGTGGGCGCTCTTGGCGTCGATGCAGGCACTGGCGACGACGGCCTACAAAGGTGAGCCGCTGTCGCTGAACTTCCAGGATGTGGAGGTGCGAGCGGTGCTGCAGGTGCTGGCCGACTATGCAGGGGTCAATCTGGTGGCCAGCGACACGGTCCAGGGCAACGTCACGCTGCGCTTGCAGGACGTACCCTGGGACCAGGCGCTGGACCTGGTGCTGCGCAGTCGCGGATTGGCCAGGCGCGAGCAGGGTAATGTACTGCTGATCGCCCCTGCCGCCGAGCTTGCCGAGCAAACGCGCGAGACGCAGGCTGACCGCCTGCTGGAGGCGCGGTCGCAGCCGCTGCAGCGCGCACTGCTGCCCGTTCACCATGCCGATGCGTCCGCGCTGGCACCGCTGTTGCTGGCCAGCCTGGCCCTCGATGACCCGGCGGATGCGCGCGCCACGCTGAGCGTGGATCCACGCACCAACACCCTCGTCGCCGTCCAGTCCGCCGGGCGGCTGGCCGAACTGCGGCAGTTGATCGCGCAGTTGGACGTGCCGGTGCGTCAGGTGATGATCGAGGCGCGCATCGTCGAGGCCAACGTCGACTACGAGAAGGTGCTTGGCGTACGCTGGGGCGCCAAACATGGCGGTTCGCCGGGACGCTCGGGCAGCGAACTGTTCGTCGATCTCGGCGCCTCGCCCGCCACGTCCGGCATCGGTCTAGGCTTGGTGGGCAGCAATGCGCTGCTCGACTTGCAGCTCAGCGCCATGGAAAAGAGCGGGAATGGCGAGATCATCTCGCAGCCCAAGGTGGTCACGGCCGACAAGGAAACCGCACGCATCCTCAAGGGCACCGAGGTGCCGTACCAGCAGTCGAGCAAGAGTGGCGCCACCTCGGTGTCGTTCCGCGAGGCCTCGCTTTCATTGGAGGTCACCCCGCAAATCACCCCTGACGGCAAAGTCATCATGGCGGTGCGCGTGACCAAGGACGAGCCCGACTACGCCAATGCCCTCAACGACGTGCCGCCGATTCGCAAGAACGAGGTCAACGCCAAGGTACGCGTGGCCGACGGTCAGACCATTGTGATTGGTGGCGTGTATTCGACGTCGAACAGCAATGTGGTCGACAAGGTGCCATTTCTTGGCGATCTGCCGTATGTTGGACGGCTGTTTCGACGCGATGCATTACAAGAGAAAAAATCCGAGCTGCTGGTCTTCCTGACTCCGCGTATCATGAATGACCAGGCGATTGCTGTGAGTCGTTGATTCTGTGCGAAATTTGATACTTGTAGGGCCCATGGGTGCCGGAAAGAGCACCATCGGGCGCCTGTTGGCCAAAGAGCTGCGTCTGCTGTTCAAGGATTCCGACAAGGAAATCGAACTGCGCACCGGCGCCAACATCCCGTGGATCTTCGACAGGGAAGGCGAGCCGGGCTTTCGCGATCGCGAGCAGGCGATGATCGCCGAGTTGTGCGAACTCGACGGCGTGGTGGTCGCCACAGGCGGTGGCGCGGTGATGCGCGAGGCCAACCGTCGTGCCCTGCACCAAGGCGGCCGGGTCATCTACCTGCACGCCTCGGTCGAGCAGCAGGTGGGCCGTACCGCCCGTGATCGCAATCGCCCGCTGCTGCGCACGGCCAATCCTGAAGCCACGCTGCGCTCGCTGCTGGAGATGCGCGACCCGCTCTACCGCGAGATCGCCGACCTGGTGGTGGAAACCGACGAACGGCCACCGCGCATGGTGGTGATCGACATTCTCGAGCGCCTGCAGCAGTTGCCGCCCCGCTGAGCCGGGACTATTCTCGGCGACCAACGCCGGGTCGAGGTTGAACGTACGCGCAGGCCGCTCAGCCAAGGCCGCGCCCAAGCACATTGTGGGGATACATGCAGACACTGAAGGTCGATCTGGGCGAGCGCAGCTACCCGATCTACATTGGCGAGGGCCTGTTGGACCAGCCCGAGCTGCTGGCACCGCATATTGCCG
Proteins encoded in this region:
- the aroK gene encoding shikimate kinase AroK, which produces MRNLILVGPMGAGKSTIGRLLAKELRLLFKDSDKEIELRTGANIPWIFDREGEPGFRDREQAMIAELCELDGVVVATGGGAVMREANRRALHQGGRVIYLHASVEQQVGRTARDRNRPLLRTANPEATLRSLLEMRDPLYREIADLVVETDERPPRMVVIDILERLQQLPPR
- a CDS encoding type IV pilus secretin PilQ gives rise to the protein MQALATTAYKGEPLSLNFQDVEVRAVLQVLADYAGVNLVASDTVQGNVTLRLQDVPWDQALDLVLRSRGLARREQGNVLLIAPAAELAEQTRETQADRLLEARSQPLQRALLPVHHADASALAPLLLASLALDDPADARATLSVDPRTNTLVAVQSAGRLAELRQLIAQLDVPVRQVMIEARIVEANVDYEKVLGVRWGAKHGGSPGRSGSELFVDLGASPATSGIGLGLVGSNALLDLQLSAMEKSGNGEIISQPKVVTADKETARILKGTEVPYQQSSKSGATSVSFREASLSLEVTPQITPDGKVIMAVRVTKDEPDYANALNDVPPIRKNEVNAKVRVADGQTIVIGGVYSTSNSNVVDKVPFLGDLPYVGRLFRRDALQEKKSELLVFLTPRIMNDQAIAVSR
- a CDS encoding pilus assembly protein PilP, whose translation is MLSRWQDDAARSPVSRAATVGLGVLLVLAGGYWLRVHDTRAAYRQGSLLEAQQMQALQARQSLAEGLVPAEAALIQEQHTLQEARWRLSGGASMSDLLDQLALTGRSHGLLFEQLDIGQEVQAVGYRQIPLQMQVSGSYAGLRAWLDEWLQQVRLLQVVRAQLEPATGRPGLLHLHLQVHALEAGEELPAPASLADEPARQRVTAPLLDPFAPWSTRRRAQEGLIGVPLEQLEMVGSLSRAGSTHALVRWAGRVYRVAEGDHLGREEGEVVKVDPDQVEIRERLFNDAAWQERSSYLTLSRGSSAGSTDDWTKRGDRSVGALGVDAGTGDDGLQR